In Hemicordylus capensis ecotype Gifberg chromosome 4, rHemCap1.1.pri, whole genome shotgun sequence, the genomic window TTAAAAGGTCAtcgttttctttttctttgttgaaCGCAGTACTATAACTTTAATGGGAAAGTGCCCCACGTAACATATGACTACACGGTGCCAAGGGCACTGCTGCCAGCCCTTCAGACAGTCCCTCCTGCCATCAAGATGCCTCTCTACCTTCACTTACCGGAGCCCAGCCACAGTCACCGAGATGGCATTCCATCCATTCCTCAAGACCTCAATGGCACTTGGATCTCTCTCGCGCCAGATGATGTAGGGGAACGTTTCCCACAGGGAGAAGAGCATAGAGGTGTGGCCTTCAATAGTCAGAACTTCTTCCCAAGTAATTCTACTGCTCAAGGCAGGAGCTGGGGCTGGAAACATAGGACAGAGGAGGAAAGGTTGGGGTTCCAAGTCCGACGAGTCTACCATGCAAATAGAGCCAGTGAAGACGGAGAGGAGACGGCAGgcagagaaacagatttgggtcaGTATTTTTTCTTGTCTGTTTTCTCAAGTGTGTGCAGCATTGGGTTCCTTTTGCTCCCGTATGTAGCTAGTTGGGCATTTGCTGCAGATGCTGCATCTAGGAAAATGCAAAACCTGTGCTCACATTGTACAGATTTctttatttataccctgctttatACTTGACCTGATATTCAGATTTTGGGGGTGAAAGTTGGAaacttggattttgttttgttaagGAGAAACATAAGGGGAATTTgggggattttgttttgttaaaaggaCAGGTGTGAGGATGGGTAAAAAAGCACATATTTAGAGAACCTGAGAGGGAGCAAAGTAGCCATTGCAACTGAAATAATTTTGCTGAATTTAACATTTATTAAAAATTTGAAAGTTGAGATATGAGTTCCAAAATTCAATTCACTGCCGTCTGAGTTGTCATAAAATGTAAACATTGAGAAACAGAAGCACAAACACCTATTCATATattgcagcagtgatataggaagatgctgaaaggcatcatctcatactgcgtgggaggaggcaatggtaaacccctcctgtattctaccaaagaccaccacagggctctgtgggcgccaggagtcgaaattgacttgacggcacacttacctTGAGAAGGGTTGCCCAAGCTATTTACATtatcaaaatgatcctgccaagctgaagcattatATTACTGAACAGCatgtagtctggaaagcgccctggtgggtTTTTATGGACACTGCTTACACATCTTATTTCTGCAATCATAAGGGTAAgaaactcatttttttaaaaccactgaaAGAGAGTCTCTTCTGTTTAGACTGTACTAGCTACTAGATTACATACAGAATTGCTCAAATGCCAGATCACATAAGAAGGATTTCCTTGCCAATATACAAGGTCGAATGAGCGTAATTCCATGTCCCTTTGGGGAGCAAATGCTTTTAATTGGAGAGGTGATAAACTGAGAGTCATTAGAGATGGAATAGTTTTCTGGGTGTTGAAGTTCACTGTCATCCATTTTCTTTTAGCTCTCAGACTCAATCAGATTACAACCAGCACAGCCATGCCCCCTGGTGCAGCAAGGCCTGAATTCCAAGAGACTGGCAGGATTGGGCCATCCAGGCTTCGTCTCTTCAGGAAATTGTGTCTCCAGGATCCAcaaaatgctgctttttgtaGGGAATTGCACTATCTGTTGGTCAAGCTGGGGAGGAAGAACTCAACGGAGGGGTTTTGGAGCGGCTCATTGGTAGGCTTGCCAGAAGGACTACACAAGCAACCTGTGGATAAGAACTTTCTAGAGAGCGAGAATGCTGAAGCCTATGCAGTGGATGAAGCAACAAATGACACTGTGATGGCAACATCTTCCAAACCCAGTTCCAGTTCCAGCCTTCAGACGGGCTTTGGAAACAAACACTTCTCAGAACCTCTTCAGTCTCCTGACACCGAAAGGTGAGATGGGAAAGGAGCATGTTTCCTAGAGGAGAGAGGGACAAACGCTCTCCTGGGTTGAAGACAGATActtgtttgtttatattatatTTGTGCATTGGCCTTTTATCAATTGGTTCCAAGGCAATGCACAGCGATACAGATTTAAATACACAgtacaaaaacattaaaacagcagtaaaacaccaaacaaacaaaaagcacagCAACCAGCCAACAAAACAAGTCCAGAGGAAAATCAAATTAATCTGGGTCCTATGTAGAGAAAACTCAGACTCCTGAGGCCTCCCCCACTTGCCTAAGGTCTCAAGTAGAAAGAGAACGTGCAGGGAGTTCCTCAGACAAAATGTGAGTCTGACTTCCTCTCAGACTCTCACCTTGAATGACATCTGTACATACCAGTGTATTGTGTCTTGCACCTACATCTCGTGTTTCAGACAGGCTTCTCACCttataattttattttcattttgtaaGGCATACATAGACATTTATGGATTTATCACATGCACATATGTCAGTTTATCCATTCACCCCTTGCTTTGCTTACAAActgtatttgtatactgcctttcccCAAGGTATTCAAGGCTGTTTACAATTTAGAAATATAAAACCACAACAAAacattataaaaattaaaacagagttGTTTCAGGCCATTGGCaatcccttcaggagctaaaagcaTGAGTTCCGGAGTCGGAGTGCTGCTGTTTACCTTCCCTTCAAGATCTTCCCTACAGATCTTCAAGTAGACCCTGGGAAAGGGGTTGCTTCAGCCATCCTCTCAGATTAGACGTGGTCTATATAGGATCAAAACAGATGAAAAGGGTTCCCTGACCTTAACTGGATTGCTGGGGAACAGGAGGTGCCATCACAGgcaccagccaatcagtgctGCTTATAGATCACTTGTGCTGCAGACTTGCAAAACtgaccccccccctccccagagctcAGTTCTGCAGAGGAAAGGTACATTTCCACTGAATGCTGTGAAGATGTTTCCAAATCAGCCCTATTCTAACTGTGTTTTGTCTGTCTTTACTCTTGTTATATGACTCCACTGAATTTAACTGAGAGGTTTCTTATTTATACCATTGGTCTTTCTCCTTCCACAGATTAAGTGCTGCCTTTGTGATATAATGATTCTGAATTCAGATGGTGGAAAAGAGAATCAAACCCAGCATCCTTTAATATGTGGATTTAAGAGTGATGGATTTGTAGACTGGATGCCTTGTGGTGGAACTGGCAACTAAACTCCATGAAATAAGTCCACCCCCTGACTGCTGGAATCCCCAGACTTAGATCTTTGTGAATGTCCTTAGAAAATTTATAACCTGTGGGACCCTTAGAATAACTTGTTAGGCTGTTGGGCCTAAAGCAGCATTTTCCATACTTCTAACTGCTAAGATACTGTACACTTAAGCTGCAATCTTGTATGCACTTGCTTGGGAGGAAATCCCATGGACCTTGATAGGACTTCCTTCCAagaaatatgcataggattgtgctgtgagTGTTTGACTTCAAGCTGAAGTCATGCTTCAGTCTTCTGCCTGGAAAAAAAGTATGTACTTTTAGAATGTGTAAGAGTTAGAATCATGCTCCTCAGACGAGCCTACTCTGTCTGTCTCTGCACGAGTCACTGATCTTGGCTTGCCTAAGCAGTGACTCATGTGAAGATGCAATAGGCAGCCTCCTTTGAGACTGTGTACTTCTGCTGCATCTTTGTTTGAATCATTCAGCCCTGATGCAGAGAGACAGCAGAATGATTCGCCCTCAGTGGAGGCAGATTGGAAGGAGGCCAGGCCAGAACAATGAATCATGAAGTGAGCAGCCTCCTCTGTGGGCTGATATTACGGACTCTTGagagcttttaattaatgtttttcctGTGGCAGGCTAGTATCACAGGACATGAGCTAGTGCCACAGGAAATACAATGCTTTGGGAATTTCTGGTCCAAAGCATCATGTCCTTGACAGGTGCACCACACACCTGAGTTTTGATATGCATCTGCCTATTGAGGAACAATTGGGGacccttcccaccccacaatCAGCAAAGAAGGGGCAGCAGTTTTTCCTTCCCATAGACTATCCACCCATGAGTTCATAGGAGCTCCTTTTCCCTGCAGCAATGACTTTGAGCTGAACCCCCTTGGCCATGATGACATCAGCCTGGCTGACATGTATCGCTGGAAAGTGTCCGCCTACGCACCTTGCAGCTCCACATGCACATCAGGTAGTGGGGAGGGGACGGGTTGTCTCTCCAAGGAACAAAGTGTGCAAGAGGGTTATCTTCTGTAGCAAACAGAAGAGCCATTTAAGAAGTCTTTCAAGAAATATGTAAACAAGGACTGGCATGGAAGGCTCTGGTTTACATCATTGCATTTGATGTGGATGTATCTACTTGTTCTACTTCTGAATCCTCACTTTGCTTCCTTAAATACTGCACAGAATATAAACAGTAACATGCCTGTCACAAGAAACTGCTTTATGCTGAGTAtaattggtccatttagccctATATTGTCTGCTGTGACTGATAGTGGCTCTttaaggtctcaggcagaggtcttttcctagagattgaacctggaaccttattCATGCAAGGCCTGTGAGTTATTTTCACACCCCATTCTAGACCACTTTTTGGGTCCACATCATAGAAGTGCTTTTCTGGTTGGCTTTTGTGGTGCGTTCTCCAGGTGTTAAGGAGCAGTTAACATGCTGCTACAGTGAGCACAAgctttgtttgttatattttcagACCACAAACTTTATATTCTTAACCCATATCCCAACATTAACTGCTTGTGCATCAACTACTTTAGGCTGTTGTGCAATCCCGCTACTTGGAGAACCCACAAATGTTCCAAGCAAGTGCTAGGAGAGTAAGTCTGAGTGACTTGTTGGCCTACATTTCTGGGTCTTCTCCAAAAGGTGCACATATTCCCTGTGGAGAGatgtgtattttcccattgtgaAAACAGAATGTGCATCTCTCTGTAGAAGGAATCTTGCCCTTTCAGACAAGATCTGGAAGCATGGGAAGAGGAAGCCCGAAGTCACTTAAGCCTCTCCTCTTGCTGCTTCCTTGGACTGAACACCTAAAGTGGCTGTCCATGAAGCAAGCCATTATCTAGGCCAGCTAATGGCAATAAAACagcatctgatttttttaaaaaaccacttttgATGTCCACCTAGGGATCAGCACTTCCTATGCCATGTGTGTCCGCTACGATGGAGTGGAAGTGGAGGAAGTATATTGCGATGCGCTGACCCGTCCAGAGCCCACTCATGAGTTTTGTGAAGGCAGAGACTGCCAACCTAGGTGAGTGAAATGAACCAACGAATGGAAAGGCATCTAGTTacagtgtgtctgtgtctgtctgtgtgtgcatgtgtggaatcTTAATACTGAATCAAAATATAAGGCCTATCGCTTACGGCTGGCGGGAGGTAGTTACTGGGTAGCATTCTTACAGTGTCGTATTTTCCCATCTTTTACAGACTTGTGGAAGGTGCTGTGGAAATTGGAAAATATTATGTAATCTAATAAAggatttgctttgatttgaagGGGACAAACATAAAGTAACTATTGGACCAACATTATTCTACAGAGTCTAAATTTGGCGGCggggtgggtgagggggaggCATTGCACACTATTTACCTCCATGCCACGAAGAAGGAAGCCCTTAGGTTTGGGCGCCAGGCCATATCTTGTCTCAGATCGTGCCACTGATCCATTACCTTCAACTAAGCTGAATTTGCTCTCTGTCTTGCTGTTGAATGCTGTATGTAGGTGGGAGACCAGccagtggagtgagtgctccaggACCTGCAGTGAAGGCTCTCAGTACCGAACTGTGCGCTGCTGGAAAATGCTGGCTCCAGGCTTTGACAGTTCTGTTTATGATGACTTGTGTGAGTCAGCTGGGCTAGCGAGGCCCATGGAGCGAAAGTCGTGCAAGAATAAAGCATGTGGGCCACAGTGGGAGCTGTCAGAGTGGTCTGAGGTACGTGGCACTTTGGCAGGGTTAAACACAAAAATGGCCCACAAGGTCACTGGGGAAACAGCTACGTTAGCTTCTCTTCAACCATGCTAAGTGTCTcttgtgaacatttgaggaacaATAGAAGGAAAGAATATGGAGGTCAGCCCTGGTTCTGTTCTCTTCTTATGCTTGTATAACAGAAGTGTGGGGCTGAAATCCATTTTAAAGACAGGCTCCAGTTGGGATCCTTAATATAACAAAAGCTGTGTAACATTGCACACGTGACAGTCTCAATGTGCTTTACAGACATGATCTTAGTCCTGAGCCCACACTCTTTAGGTGAGGCTGTGTATGTCTGTAGAAGGAGGGGAATAACCCATTTGTTCC contains:
- the LOC128325126 gene encoding ADAMTS-like protein 2 isoform X2, with amino-acid sequence MARAQDGTTCKDRTYQGVCINGKCEPIGCDGSLYSSQVMDRCRVCGGDGSTCYRVSGSFRKGISQLGYVFITNIPAGATDILIIERRKTENILALADESGHFFFNGNSAIDNPQNFRVAGTVFKYRRPSNLHSDGLEYIIAQGPTNQSLNAMYYNFNGKVPHVTYDYTVPRALLPALQTVPPAIKMPLYLHLPEPSHSHRDGIPSIPQDLNGTWISLAPDDVGERFPQGEEHRGVAFNSQNFFPSNSTAQGRSWGWKHRTEEERLGFQVRRVYHANRASEDGEETAGRETDLALRLNQITTSTAMPPGAARPEFQETGRIGPSRLRLFRKLCLQDPQNAAFCRELHYLLVKLGRKNSTEGFWSGSLVGLPEGLHKQPVDKNFLESENAEAYAVDEATNDTVMATSSKPSSSSSLQTGFGNKHFSEPLQSPDTESNDFELNPLGHDDISLADMYRWKVSAYAPCSSTCTSGISTSYAMCVRYDGVEVEEVYCDALTRPEPTHEFCEGRDCQPRWETSQWSECSRTCSEGSQYRTVRCWKMLAPGFDSSVYDDLCESAGLARPMERKSCKNKACGPQWELSEWSECSARCGGPGTMKREVRCSVDPHLCNESMRPVSERECTGPPCDRHWTVSDWGPCSGLCGEGRMSRFVTCRNLEGKVISNSQCDPNTKPLAIYPCGDKNCPAHWVEQEWDQCNATCGRGVKTRTVLCAGLENGLYREYSEKRCDVLPKPEVQVSCFKRPCSTWFSTSWSQCSKTCGTGLRFREVKCYQGEVLGQGCDSVSKPEAKQTCQLQLCPTDAPDEDCEDKATANCVLVLKVKLCSHWYYRKACCRSCRREEPPAINMGK